From a single Oceanobacillus kimchii X50 genomic region:
- a CDS encoding carbohydrate ABC transporter permease has protein sequence MKKNKRGFQLNEKQLGYAMVLPSLILVCIVVLWPVAQSFWNSLFDYRLNDPNRSELMLSANIDLERYVDNHYYLNSQLDDLATKVDSDATAKIEEMKVGISHQHEQLLADEETKQKVEKVDELLMSYQPVTDSELKYQKIYNDFANRYRDELLHYQASLMEIAEVTADENLSQSIEQTADLTGATSETILQSNFIGFKNYGKYLQDSRMWGALWNTTFFTVITVALELVIGVCIALLINRAFKGRGIIRASVLIPWAIPTAVAAMMWGFLFDGQSGIVAHYLEALHIIPDASWLLSTSDGGMFSIILADVWKTTPYMALLILAGLQTIPQSLYEASDVDGANKFQQFWKITLPLLKSSILVALLFRTLDAFRVFDLIYVLTGGGPANATESISVYAYKTLFAQQNFGEGSVLSVIVFLCVAIISFIYVKLIGSDLFAGRTK, from the coding sequence ATGAAGAAAAATAAACGTGGCTTCCAGCTTAATGAGAAACAATTAGGATATGCAATGGTATTGCCGTCTTTAATCCTCGTTTGTATTGTTGTTCTTTGGCCAGTTGCACAGTCGTTTTGGAATAGTTTGTTCGATTATCGATTAAATGATCCCAATCGCTCCGAATTAATGCTTAGTGCCAATATAGACTTAGAAAGATATGTAGATAACCATTATTACTTAAATAGCCAATTAGATGATTTGGCAACGAAGGTAGATAGTGATGCAACAGCTAAGATTGAGGAAATGAAAGTAGGTATTAGCCATCAACATGAGCAGCTGTTGGCAGACGAAGAAACAAAACAAAAAGTAGAAAAAGTCGATGAATTATTGATGAGTTATCAGCCTGTGACGGACTCTGAACTTAAATATCAGAAGATTTACAATGATTTTGCAAATCGTTATCGAGATGAATTGTTACATTATCAAGCATCACTGATGGAAATCGCAGAAGTAACAGCAGACGAAAACTTAAGCCAAAGTATTGAACAAACTGCAGATTTAACAGGAGCCACCAGCGAAACAATTTTACAGTCCAACTTTATTGGATTTAAAAATTATGGCAAGTATCTCCAGGATAGCAGAATGTGGGGAGCTTTATGGAATACAACATTTTTTACAGTGATTACAGTAGCGTTAGAGCTAGTGATTGGCGTCTGTATTGCCTTGTTAATTAATCGGGCATTTAAAGGCAGAGGGATTATACGAGCTTCCGTATTAATTCCATGGGCGATTCCAACAGCAGTAGCAGCAATGATGTGGGGATTTCTCTTTGATGGACAATCTGGAATTGTTGCCCATTATTTAGAAGCACTACATATCATTCCGGACGCATCATGGCTACTATCCACATCAGATGGTGGAATGTTCTCGATTATCCTCGCAGATGTATGGAAAACAACGCCGTATATGGCTTTGCTTATCCTAGCGGGATTACAAACGATACCCCAATCGTTGTATGAAGCATCGGATGTAGACGGAGCAAATAAATTTCAACAGTTTTGGAAGATTACATTACCATTATTAAAATCCTCTATTCTTGTAGCTTTATTATTTAGAACGTTAGATGCTTTTCGAGTGTTTGATTTAATCTATGTATTAACTGGCGGTGGACCGGCAAATGCTACCGAATCTATATCGGTTTACGCGTATAAAACTTTGTTCGCACAACAAAATTTTGGAGAAGGATCTGTGTTATCTGTCATCGTTTTCCTGTGTGTAGCGATTATTAGTTTCATTTATGTCAAATTAATAGGATCCGACTTGTTTGCAGGTAGAACGAAGTAA
- a CDS encoding ABC transporter substrate-binding protein: MKLTKRMLGILLLLGLMLVLVACNNSSSDEPTDENDSNNSEEANGEEEQVTIVYARGVDTTPASDAVIKAFEEKFPNIKVEQREMPSDTGQSHDQYVTAFSSQSTEIDVFNADVIWPAEFAQANYALELDRFIEKDGINLEDYFPGTVQAGKFDGKQWAMPQYTDAGVLYYRTDIVDTPPETWDDLIAQAEELKGEEGTEFGYLMQSAQYEGLITNAIEFIASYGGEVVNENNEVVVDSPETVKALEKMKEVVGSDFVPSNILNFMEIETENAWIEGKSVFARNWPYLMSSSNDEERSSIVGNVEMTTMPAGDAGSASALGGWMTMINRYSEHPEEAWEFVKFISGPEGQKISAVEGGRAPTIEALYDDEEVQAVSSLFANPEFREVLQTAVPRPVTPIYPEISDIMQIEISKVLTGDQSAQDAATNMQTKMEAAMNE; the protein is encoded by the coding sequence TTGAAATTAACTAAACGTATGCTTGGAATCTTGTTATTACTTGGTTTGATGCTAGTTCTTGTAGCATGTAATAATTCGTCCTCAGATGAACCAACAGATGAAAACGATTCAAATAACAGCGAAGAAGCAAATGGTGAAGAAGAACAGGTAACGATTGTTTATGCAAGAGGAGTCGATACTACACCTGCTAGTGATGCTGTTATTAAAGCATTTGAAGAGAAATTCCCAAATATTAAAGTTGAACAACGTGAGATGCCATCTGATACAGGTCAATCCCACGATCAATATGTAACCGCATTCAGTTCGCAAAGTACAGAAATAGATGTGTTTAATGCCGATGTTATCTGGCCAGCGGAATTTGCACAAGCAAATTATGCGTTAGAGTTAGATCGTTTTATTGAAAAAGATGGAATTAACTTGGAAGATTATTTTCCAGGCACCGTACAGGCTGGAAAATTTGATGGAAAGCAATGGGCAATGCCGCAATATACGGATGCTGGGGTACTTTACTACCGTACAGACATTGTGGACACTCCTCCAGAAACATGGGATGATTTAATTGCTCAAGCAGAGGAACTAAAAGGAGAAGAAGGTACAGAATTTGGATACTTAATGCAATCTGCACAATACGAAGGACTAATTACAAATGCAATAGAATTTATCGCTTCATATGGTGGAGAAGTGGTTAATGAGAATAATGAAGTTGTCGTTGATAGTCCAGAGACAGTGAAAGCTTTAGAAAAAATGAAAGAGGTCGTTGGCTCTGATTTTGTACCGTCCAATATACTTAACTTTATGGAAATTGAAACAGAAAATGCATGGATTGAAGGAAAGTCTGTATTTGCTCGAAACTGGCCATATTTGATGTCTTCTTCCAATGATGAAGAACGTTCATCCATCGTAGGCAATGTAGAAATGACAACTATGCCAGCAGGAGATGCAGGTAGTGCTTCTGCACTTGGCGGCTGGATGACGATGATTAACCGATACTCAGAGCATCCAGAAGAAGCATGGGAATTTGTTAAATTTATTTCTGGACCAGAAGGACAAAAGATATCTGCAGTTGAAGGGGGTCGTGCACCAACAATCGAAGCACTTTATGATGATGAAGAGGTGCAAGCAGTAAGTTCGTTATTTGCTAACCCTGAGTTTAGAGAAGTGTTACAAACAGCTGTTCCACGTCCAGTAACACCAATCTATCCAGAAATCTCTGATATTATGCAAATTGAAATCTCAAAAGTGTTAACTGGAGATCAATCAGCACAAGATGCTGCAACAAATATGCAAACCAAAATGGAAGCTGCAATGAATGAATAA
- a CDS encoding SDR family oxidoreductase codes for MTITGQIAVVTGVSHGNGIGAAACRKLAEQGCSIFFTHYQSKDNWAYVFQKEIRNKGVVCESMEVNLFEIYAYKNILNTVTSKIGTPSILVNNAAHSTRDGYRKLTSEIIDKHYQVNMRQTMMLSVAFARQLEMEGHKQGRIINLTSGQFQGPMIDELAYVATKGAISAFTLSLSAEVAHLGITVNAVNPGPTDTGWMNGELKKELESKFLFGRVGQPMDAAKLIAFLASEDAAWITGQIINSEGAFLRK; via the coding sequence ATGACTATTACAGGACAAATAGCTGTTGTTACAGGTGTAAGTCATGGAAATGGTATTGGGGCTGCGGCATGCAGAAAGTTGGCGGAACAAGGTTGTTCTATCTTTTTTACTCACTATCAATCGAAAGACAATTGGGCTTATGTGTTTCAAAAAGAAATTAGAAATAAAGGTGTAGTATGTGAGTCTATGGAGGTTAACTTGTTTGAAATATATGCTTATAAGAATATATTGAACACAGTAACCAGTAAAATCGGAACACCGTCTATTCTAGTCAATAATGCGGCACATTCTACTCGAGATGGATATAGAAAACTTACATCAGAGATTATTGACAAGCACTATCAAGTCAATATGCGTCAAACGATGATGTTAAGCGTAGCATTTGCACGTCAATTAGAGATGGAGGGACATAAGCAAGGCAGAATTATTAACCTTACATCGGGTCAATTTCAAGGTCCAATGATCGATGAACTTGCATACGTAGCTACAAAAGGAGCCATATCAGCATTTACATTGTCACTCTCAGCAGAAGTTGCCCACCTGGGTATAACAGTTAACGCGGTAAATCCAGGCCCTACCGATACAGGGTGGATGAACGGAGAATTAAAAAAAGAATTGGAATCAAAATTTTTATTTGGACGAGTGGGTCAACCGATGGATGCAGCGAAGTTAATCGCATTTCTGGCTAGTGAAGACGCTGCATGGATCACAGGACAGATAATTAACTCAGAAGGTGCTTTCTTAAGGAAATAA
- a CDS encoding LacI family DNA-binding transcriptional regulator has translation MATILEVAKKAGVSVATVSRVLNNRHQVREVTRSKVEQAIIALNYEPSVLGRNLRNSESRLLLVLIPSIANPFYTEIINGIEDTAIKEGYNIMLCETDSNPQREAIYFNLVRNRMADGIILMDPTINRNNVLQLADQHPIVQCSEFDKDGLISYVSINNELAAYQAVKHLIKIGRQRIALINSEEKFLYARERRAGYERAFREYGRSVNPSYMYNIKGLSFENGQQAMRMLLEQQEKPDAVFAVSDVFAIGALKEIHEAGLSVPDEIAIIGFDKISFSNMTYPTLTTIAQPMYRMGSISAEMIIAKIRGEKVESRLLEHELIIREST, from the coding sequence TTGGCAACGATTCTAGAAGTAGCAAAAAAAGCAGGTGTTTCTGTAGCAACTGTTTCTCGTGTTCTTAATAATCGTCATCAAGTGAGAGAAGTTACTCGATCAAAAGTGGAACAAGCGATAATAGCGTTGAATTATGAGCCTAGCGTATTAGGTAGAAACTTACGTAATTCAGAAAGTCGTTTATTATTAGTTCTTATTCCTAGCATCGCCAACCCATTTTACACTGAGATTATTAATGGTATTGAAGATACAGCGATTAAAGAAGGATATAATATAATGCTATGCGAGACTGACTCTAATCCGCAACGAGAAGCGATTTATTTTAATCTTGTTCGAAACAGAATGGCAGATGGGATTATTTTAATGGACCCTACGATTAATCGAAATAATGTATTACAATTAGCAGATCAACATCCGATTGTACAGTGTAGTGAGTTTGATAAGGATGGGTTAATTTCCTATGTATCTATAAATAATGAATTAGCTGCTTATCAAGCAGTAAAGCATTTAATAAAGATTGGTAGACAACGAATCGCCCTTATTAACTCAGAGGAAAAATTTTTATATGCCAGAGAACGTCGGGCAGGATATGAAAGAGCTTTCAGAGAATATGGTCGTTCTGTTAATCCGAGTTATATGTATAATATAAAAGGGTTAAGCTTTGAAAATGGTCAACAAGCGATGCGAATGCTTTTGGAACAACAAGAAAAGCCAGATGCTGTTTTTGCAGTATCAGATGTCTTTGCGATAGGTGCACTAAAGGAAATACACGAGGCGGGCCTCTCCGTTCCAGATGAAATTGCAATTATAGGCTTTGATAAGATTAGTTTTTCCAATATGACATATCCAACATTAACGACAATAGCACAACCGATGTACCGAATGGGAAGTATATCTGCAGAGATGATTATAGCAAAAATTCGTGGAGAAAAAGTAGAAAGTCGTTTATTAGAGCATGAATTAATTATTCGAGAGTCTACATAG
- a CDS encoding MurR/RpiR family transcriptional regulator: MTNVYQQIAGKIDEMSKSQVKIATYILENQSTVPFLTVNKLAKKAGVSDATVVRFATLLGYSGYPEMHKLLQNSVKEQLTTSERLKISQEVYNQEPMGVYEVFQDDMANIHTTMETLDEQAFHQAVESLVSARKIYIIANRSAAALGVFLQYYLEMILENVELLQSLEISSEKLHQLNKKDVVIGISFSRYTKSTVQMFSFAKKKDAKTIAITDNLLSPLVPYADIPLTASSQMPSLIDSFVAPLSLINALIMFVGKEKQEDIHSHLNVLEDIWQHFDIFQNGKMQE, translated from the coding sequence ATGACGAATGTGTACCAACAAATTGCAGGAAAAATAGATGAAATGAGTAAATCCCAAGTGAAAATAGCTACTTATATTCTAGAAAATCAATCTACTGTTCCTTTTCTAACGGTTAATAAATTGGCTAAAAAAGCAGGCGTAAGTGATGCGACAGTTGTCCGATTTGCAACTTTACTTGGCTACTCAGGATATCCAGAGATGCACAAGTTATTGCAGAACTCGGTCAAAGAACAGCTTACAACATCGGAAAGACTTAAAATCTCTCAAGAAGTATATAATCAAGAACCTATGGGCGTATATGAGGTCTTTCAAGATGATATGGCAAACATCCATACAACGATGGAGACTTTGGATGAACAAGCATTTCATCAAGCGGTAGAAAGCTTAGTAAGTGCAAGAAAAATATACATAATCGCAAACCGCAGCGCTGCAGCTCTTGGTGTGTTTCTCCAATATTATCTTGAAATGATATTAGAAAATGTCGAGTTACTACAATCATTAGAGATTTCTTCTGAAAAACTACATCAATTAAATAAAAAGGATGTCGTTATTGGAATAAGTTTTTCTCGATATACGAAGAGCACGGTTCAAATGTTCTCCTTTGCCAAGAAGAAAGACGCAAAAACGATTGCGATTACTGATAATTTGCTCTCACCCTTAGTACCTTATGCTGATATTCCGCTTACGGCTTCTAGCCAAATGCCTTCCCTGATTGATTCCTTTGTTGCACCATTAAGCTTAATTAATGCTTTAATTATGTTTGTGGGTAAAGAAAAGCAAGAAGATATACATTCCCACCTTAATGTATTAGAAGATATCTGGCAGCACTTTGATATTTTTCAAAACGGGAAGATGCAGGAGTAG
- a CDS encoding aspartate aminotransferase family protein — protein sequence MMTPLSESTRKSAEYFSKASEVIPGGVTANIKYFDPHPLIMEKGKGSKLYDVDGNEYIDYLLCYGALILGHGHKQVFEAVTKQMIEYGTTIFGTPHKLETIMAEKLIELYPSIEMVRYTNSGLEATLLAIRTAVAFTGKSKIAKFEGHYHGGYDQVLVSVNPDMELAGDQTEPRAIGESRGLPDYYLENTIVLPFNDLESTEKILRAHADELACTILEPIQSGFIPADQEFMDGLRKITAELGILLIFDEVKTGFRLSLGGAQEIYGITPDITALGKVLGGGFPVGAVGGKKEIMMITSARDGRDILTAGMDNSNKQEPLYHSGTYNGHPLIVAAGLATINELEKEGTMDELFAITYALREQLERAYKEHGIIMQTIGEGSIFNIVIAEGPIKNYRDLEKANLQLRKEIDYKLLELGIYTKPLNRYSMSIVHTEEDIERTVKAHKEAIRRVLNK from the coding sequence ATGATGACACCATTGTCTGAATCAACGAGAAAATCAGCGGAGTATTTTTCAAAAGCTTCAGAAGTAATTCCAGGAGGGGTTACTGCCAATATTAAATATTTCGACCCACATCCACTCATAATGGAAAAGGGAAAAGGCAGTAAATTATACGATGTAGATGGTAATGAGTATATAGATTACTTATTATGCTATGGAGCCCTCATATTAGGGCATGGCCATAAGCAAGTTTTTGAGGCTGTAACAAAACAAATGATAGAGTACGGTACTACTATTTTTGGTACACCCCATAAACTGGAAACGATAATGGCAGAGAAATTGATAGAGTTATATCCGAGCATTGAAATGGTACGCTATACAAATTCTGGTTTGGAAGCAACCTTACTTGCCATTCGCACAGCAGTCGCTTTTACCGGAAAATCAAAAATTGCAAAGTTTGAAGGTCATTATCATGGTGGGTATGACCAAGTGTTGGTTAGTGTAAATCCTGATATGGAACTAGCCGGTGATCAAACAGAACCAAGAGCAATAGGTGAATCAAGGGGACTTCCAGATTATTATTTAGAAAATACGATTGTTTTACCATTCAACGATTTAGAATCAACGGAGAAGATTTTACGAGCACATGCGGATGAATTGGCATGTACTATTTTAGAGCCAATACAAAGTGGATTTATTCCTGCTGATCAGGAATTTATGGATGGACTACGTAAGATAACAGCAGAACTTGGTATATTACTTATTTTCGATGAAGTGAAAACTGGATTTCGATTATCGCTCGGAGGAGCTCAAGAAATTTATGGAATTACTCCTGATATTACAGCACTCGGTAAAGTTCTTGGTGGAGGATTTCCTGTGGGTGCTGTTGGAGGAAAAAAAGAGATTATGATGATTACTTCAGCTAGAGACGGACGTGATATATTAACCGCTGGTATGGACAATTCCAATAAACAAGAGCCGCTTTATCATAGCGGAACATATAATGGTCACCCATTGATAGTCGCTGCTGGTTTGGCAACGATAAATGAATTGGAAAAGGAAGGAACAATGGATGAATTGTTTGCGATAACCTATGCTTTACGTGAACAGCTTGAGAGAGCTTATAAGGAGCATGGAATTATCATGCAGACAATTGGTGAAGGCAGTATTTTTAATATTGTTATAGCAGAAGGTCCAATAAAAAACTATCGTGATCTTGAAAAAGCCAATTTGCAATTGAGAAAAGAAATTGATTATAAGCTATTGGAATTAGGAATTTACACAAAGCCCTTAAATCGTTATTCCATGTCTATTGTGCATACGGAAGAAGATATTGAACGTACAGTAAAAGCACATAAAGAGGCGATTAGAAGAGTATTAAATAAATAG
- the rpsR gene encoding 30S ribosomal protein S18: MAARRGRAKRRKVCYFTANGITHIDYKDVDLLRRFISERGKILPRRVTGTSAKYQRKLTIAIKRARIMALLPYVAE, from the coding sequence ATGGCAGCTCGTCGCGGACGTGCAAAACGTCGTAAGGTGTGTTACTTCACAGCGAACGGAATTACGCACATCGATTACAAAGATGTTGATCTATTAAGACGTTTCATCTCTGAGCGTGGAAAAATTCTTCCTCGTCGTGTGACTGGAACTTCTGCAAAATATCAACGTAAATTAACAATCGCAATCAAACGTGCTCGTATAATGGCTTTATTGCCGTACGTTGCAGAATGA
- the ssb gene encoding single-stranded DNA-binding protein, with amino-acid sequence MLNRVVLVGRLTKDPDLRYTPNGVAVANFNIAVNRPFSNQQGNREADFINCVIWRRPAENLANYMKKGSMIGVDGRIQTRNFEGQDGKTVYVTEVVADSVQFLETKGSQGGQDSSGGYQQNRNQNQYQNQNQYASNQNQDQDDPFKNNGEPIDISDDDLPF; translated from the coding sequence ATGTTAAATCGTGTCGTACTGGTAGGCAGGTTAACGAAGGATCCTGATTTACGCTATACACCAAACGGGGTTGCAGTTGCCAATTTCAACATTGCTGTAAACAGACCTTTCTCGAATCAGCAAGGAAATCGCGAAGCAGACTTTATCAATTGTGTGATTTGGCGACGTCCAGCTGAAAATCTAGCCAATTATATGAAAAAAGGAAGTATGATTGGTGTTGACGGCCGTATTCAAACGAGAAATTTTGAAGGCCAAGATGGGAAAACCGTCTATGTTACTGAAGTAGTAGCAGATAGTGTTCAATTCCTAGAAACAAAGGGTTCTCAAGGTGGACAGGATTCATCTGGAGGTTATCAGCAAAACAGAAATCAGAACCAATATCAAAATCAAAATCAATATGCATCTAATCAGAACCAAGATCAAGATGATCCATTTAAAAATAATGGTGAACCAATTGATATTTCTGATGATGATTTACCGTTTTAA
- the rpsF gene encoding 30S ribosomal protein S6, protein MRKYEIMYIIRPDIEEEAQTALIERFNTILTDNGAEIDKVDEKGKRRLAYEINDYRDGYYVILNFRSGEEAINEFDRLAKFSEDIIRHMAIQDEQ, encoded by the coding sequence ATGAGAAAATACGAAATCATGTATATCATCCGCCCAGACATAGAAGAGGAAGCGCAAACTGCTTTAATCGAGCGTTTCAACACAATTCTAACTGATAATGGCGCGGAAATTGATAAAGTTGACGAAAAAGGCAAGCGTCGTCTTGCATACGAAATCAACGATTACCGTGATGGATACTATGTAATTCTTAACTTTAGAAGTGGTGAAGAAGCAATTAATGAATTTGACCGCTTAGCGAAGTTCAGCGAAGACATTATTCGTCATATGGCTATTCAAGATGAACAATAA
- the ychF gene encoding redox-regulated ATPase YchF codes for MALTAGIVGLPNVGKSTLFNAITQAGAEAANYPFATIDPNVGIVEVPDERLNKLTELVNPKKTVPTAFEFTDIAGIVKGASKGEGLGNQFLSHIRQVDAICQVVRCFEDENITHVSGKVDPIDDIEIINLELILADLDTVNKRYQRVEKLARQKDKDAVAEQAVLAIVKEGLENDKPVRALEFSEEQWKIVKGLHLLTSKPTLYVANVSEDEVSDPDGNEYVQKVKAHAAGENAEVIIVCARIEEEISELEPEEKEEFLEDLGIAESGLDQLIKASYNLLGLATYFTAGEQEVRAWTFRKGIKAPQAAGIIHTDFERGFIRAETVSYTDLVDAENMATARERGKVRLEGKEYIVQDGDVIHFRFNV; via the coding sequence ATGGCATTAACAGCAGGAATCGTAGGTCTTCCGAATGTTGGAAAATCAACACTTTTTAATGCGATTACACAAGCTGGAGCAGAAGCTGCAAATTACCCATTTGCAACGATTGATCCAAATGTAGGAATCGTGGAAGTACCTGACGAACGATTAAATAAATTAACCGAACTTGTAAATCCAAAGAAAACAGTACCTACTGCATTTGAATTTACAGATATAGCAGGAATTGTTAAAGGCGCTAGTAAAGGTGAAGGCCTTGGAAACCAGTTCTTATCTCACATTCGTCAAGTAGATGCAATCTGTCAGGTTGTTCGTTGCTTTGAAGATGAGAATATTACGCATGTTTCTGGTAAGGTGGATCCGATTGATGATATCGAAATTATTAATTTAGAGTTAATTCTAGCAGATTTAGATACTGTTAATAAGCGATATCAGCGTGTAGAGAAGCTAGCTCGACAAAAAGATAAAGACGCTGTAGCAGAACAAGCAGTATTAGCTATAGTGAAAGAAGGATTAGAAAATGATAAGCCTGTTCGTGCATTAGAGTTTTCAGAAGAGCAATGGAAAATTGTGAAAGGCTTGCATTTACTAACTAGTAAACCAACATTATATGTTGCAAATGTGAGTGAAGATGAAGTCTCTGATCCAGATGGAAATGAATATGTACAAAAAGTAAAAGCGCATGCTGCAGGTGAAAATGCAGAAGTAATCATTGTTTGCGCTCGTATTGAAGAAGAAATTTCGGAATTAGAGCCTGAGGAAAAAGAAGAGTTCCTAGAGGATTTAGGAATCGCAGAATCTGGCCTAGATCAACTTATTAAAGCATCGTATAATTTACTTGGACTAGCTACGTATTTTACAGCTGGAGAACAAGAAGTACGTGCGTGGACATTCCGTAAAGGCATAAAGGCCCCACAAGCAGCAGGAATTATTCATACGGACTTTGAAAGAGGGTTTATTCGTGCAGAAACCGTATCTTATACAGATCTTGTTGATGCTGAAAATATGGCAACAGCACGAGAAAGAGGAAAAGTAAGACTAGAAGGAAAAGAGTACATCGTACAAGATGGAGATGTTATTCATTTCCGATTCAATGTATAA
- a CDS encoding DUF951 domain-containing protein — translation MMEKEFGLNDVVQMKKAHPCGENRWKIIRMGMDIRIKCLGCQHSVMIPRRDFTKKMKKVLEKGNNQG, via the coding sequence ATGATGGAGAAAGAATTCGGCCTAAATGATGTTGTCCAAATGAAAAAAGCACATCCTTGTGGAGAAAATCGTTGGAAAATTATTCGAATGGGGATGGATATTCGAATTAAATGTTTAGGATGCCAACATAGTGTGATGATTCCTAGAAGGGATTTCACTAAAAAAATGAAGAAAGTACTAGAAAAAGGAAATAACCAGGGATAA
- a CDS encoding mechanosensitive ion channel family protein, whose amino-acid sequence MDFLNRQWERLWNYLSNPDLWVGIFQGALQIVVIILLALLIVKVTRKFVDKFFVQRQSGPIRITERRENTLKKLIKNVVAYVVYFLAIVMILGVFNFEIGPLLAGAGVAGLAIGFGAQNLVRDIISGFFIIFEDQFSVGDYVAVSGVEGTVEEIGLRTTKILSWTGELNVVPNGNVTQVTNYSIHNGLAIVDVNIPYESDVYEAEKVIEEVAAELPNKYEFLLEVPQIIGVQSLDVSHYVIRIIADTSPGFQWAAERNIRKELQDKLFKSGIELPASRIIMYSKEEKERLTIDRDQIRGVQGREVSKGEVRSELERSKARDDE is encoded by the coding sequence ATGGATTTTTTGAATCGACAATGGGAAAGACTTTGGAATTACTTAAGTAATCCAGATTTATGGGTAGGAATATTTCAAGGTGCTTTACAAATTGTAGTAATTATTTTACTAGCTTTATTGATTGTAAAAGTTACGAGAAAATTTGTAGATAAATTCTTTGTTCAACGACAATCTGGTCCTATTCGAATTACGGAACGAAGAGAAAACACATTAAAAAAACTAATTAAAAATGTCGTTGCATATGTCGTTTATTTCTTAGCGATTGTAATGATTTTAGGTGTATTTAACTTTGAAATTGGACCATTACTTGCTGGTGCAGGGGTAGCAGGTTTAGCTATTGGTTTTGGCGCTCAAAACCTTGTTCGAGATATTATCTCTGGATTTTTCATTATTTTTGAAGATCAATTCTCTGTAGGAGACTATGTAGCAGTGTCTGGAGTCGAAGGTACTGTAGAAGAAATTGGATTACGTACGACAAAAATACTTAGCTGGACTGGGGAATTAAATGTGGTTCCTAATGGGAATGTGACGCAAGTAACCAATTATTCTATTCATAATGGATTAGCTATTGTTGATGTGAATATTCCTTATGAAAGTGATGTTTATGAAGCAGAAAAAGTAATTGAAGAAGTTGCTGCAGAACTACCAAATAAATATGAATTTCTACTAGAAGTTCCCCAAATTATTGGTGTTCAAAGCTTGGATGTTTCGCATTATGTTATTCGAATTATTGCAGATACATCTCCTGGATTCCAGTGGGCAGCTGAACGTAATATTCGTAAAGAACTTCAAGATAAATTATTTAAGTCTGGTATAGAGTTGCCAGCATCTAGAATCATTATGTATTCAAAAGAAGAAAAAGAGCGTTTAACAATCGATCGAGATCAAATTCGCGGTGTACAAGGACGAGAAGTATCTAAAGGTGAAGTACGAAGTGAACTAGAACGTTCTAAAGCACGTGATGATGAATAA